Below is a window of Candidatus Brocadiaceae bacterium DNA.
AAGCGCGCCTCGGCGAGGCCTGGCGGCACGGCCCCGTGGTGCTGGCCTGGGACGAAGTAGCGTCGGACGCGACGGATATCCGCGACGGGCGCAACGTGGTCTTCCATGAATTCGCCCACAAGCTCGACGAGGAAGACGGCGCCGAAAACGGCATTCCCGCGCTCCCCCGCCGAAGCATGTACCTCGCCTGGGGCCGCGTGCTCGGCAGGGAGTATGAGCGCCTTCGCCGGGATGCGGCGCGCGGCCGTCCGACGGTCCTCGACGAATACGGAGCGGAGGACATGGCCGAGTTCTTCGCCGTGGCCACCGAGTGCTTCTTCACCAAGCCCCTCCCGCTGCGCCGCCGCCATCCCGAGCTCTACGCCGAGCTGGCCGAATTCTACCGCCAGGACCCGGCGGGGGCGGCCGATCCGCAGGCCCCGGCCTGACTGCGGCCGGCCGGGCAGAGCATTCTATCGGCGATCCCTGCCAGCCCCGTCGGCCGCAAGAAGGGCGGCGCCGAGAGCCCCTGTCATCTGCGGCTCCGGTGCGATCCGTACCGGCTGGCCAAGCACGCGCGAAAGGGCCTGGTCCATGCCGGAGACAAGGGCCACGCCGCCTGTCAGCGCGGTCGGCGAGCTGACCTTTCGGCCGGCCATCGTGGCGATGCGCCCTGCGACGGCGGCCTGCACGCCCGCCACGATGTCCTCGGCCGCCGCGCCGTCCGCCAGCAGGCCGATGATCTCCGTCTCGGCGAAGACAACACATACGTTGCTGATGGCGACCCGTTCGCGGCTCCTGCTCGCCAGGCGCCCGAGTTCATCCAGGGGCACGTCGAGCTTCCGAGCGACCATTTCGAGAAAACACCCCGTCCCGGCCGCGCACCGGTCGTTCATGGCGAAATCCCGCACTGCCCCGCTCTCGTGCAGCTTAATGATCTTGCTGTCCTGCCCGCCGATGTCGACGATCGTCGCCGTGTCGGGTAGAACGTGACGCACTCCGCGCGCGTGGCAGGTGATCTCCGTGACGGTTGTGTCCGCCGAACCGATGATGTTGCGTCCGTAGCCGGTCGCCACGGTACGTGCCAGATCGGACCGCGCCAGCCCGTTCTCGGCCAGCAGCCGGTCGAGCAGGCGCTGAGCCCGATCATCCTGGTCGGTCCCCTGGTCGGTCTTGCCGCTCCCTCGGACCTCCAGGCCGTCAGTCTCAAGCAACACGATCTTGATCGCTCTCGAGCCCGCGTCGATGCCGGCGCAGATCACTTCTCTCTCCTCTGATGAACCGCCTCGGTCAGCGCCGAGAGGCGCGTGCACAGGCTCGCATGGTATGCGTCCGACAGCGTCGGCACTTCGATCTCGATGCAGGGGATCCCCAGCCGCTCGCCGACGGTCTCCGCGATGATCGCTCCTTCGGTCGCGCAGTGGCTGGCGCCGGGGATGCGCGAGACGATCACGGCCTCGGCGCCGGCGGCGGAAGCGTCGGAGCAGATGCGTTCGGCGCGGTCGGCCGCGCTCCCCACCATGGGGTCCGCCAGAGCCGTCCGTGCGAGCGCCTCCATCGGGCGCAGTGCCTCGTCTATCTGCTCCAGCGAATGGCAGAAGAGATATTCCGTGCCGCACAGGCGCCCTCCGCACTGCTCCAGCAGGTTCATGACCCGCAGGTCGGCGACGGGATTCACCCAGAATATGCGCGGCGCACCGGCAGGCAGCACGCCGGCCCGTGCGGCCACCCGGCGGCGCGCCTCCGCCAGCAGTCCCTGCAGCACGGCCCGCGTCTCTGTTGCGTCCGAGCAGTAGTGCAGGGCCAGCATCTCCGCGATGAGCAGCTCCAGCGCCGGAAGCGGACACGGGTCGCTTCCGTACGCCAGCAGGCGCAGCTCGCCAAGAAGCCGGCGGACCTCGTTCACCTGGCGGATGCCGGCGGCAAGACGCGATTCGGAGAGCCGGCAGCCCGCCAGTTCCTCCATCGGCCCGGCAAGCCGCCTCAACTCGCTCTCGACGAACTCCACCTGCTCGACCGGCGCGACGAATCCTCCGGGCAGGCGTACTGCGGGCTCCCCGGGATCCGGCCGGCGCCGGGCCGGCATCTCCCACCACGTGATGGCATGGCCCATGTGCTCCAGCCGCTGGGCAATGGCTGAAAAGTCGTCGCACGTCGCCCCGACGCTGCACGTGAGCAGGTCCGGAATCGGGAAGTGCTCGCCGTTTTCGAACGCCCCGAGCATGGCGCGCACGGGACAGAAAGACTCGTCAATCCCGAGCGAGTCCGCGATGCTCAGCAGGCCGGCGCTGTGCTCCATCACGCACGGGATCCACCACGCGCCGTCGGGGTAGAATGCCACCAGCCCGGGCAGAGACCATGCCATGACGGCGACAGTGCCGAGATCCTTCATGACGCCGACGAGCTTGCGCCCCTGGGCCCGGGCCCGATGGAGCCGCTCGTCCTCAGTCAGCAGCAGGTTCCACAGGCGCAGCGAGGCCTCCGAGTTATCGTAGCGCAGCGACCGCAGGCGCAAGTCTCCGTCCTGCACGTGGCGGCCCAGCGGCCCTCCGTACCAGGGCTCCTCCATGCCTGCCCGGCGCAGTGCCTCATGGCGCGCGTCCCACTCTTCAAGGCTGATCTGACGTGGAGACGAGTTCATCGCAGCATCTCGACAAGCGCCTCGATCCGTGAGGCCGCATGGCCGTCGATGCCTTCGCCGGTTGCGGTCGTCACGACCACGGGCACGTCGGCCCACTCCTTCAGCCTCTGGGCCTCCGCATGCCATTTATCGCACCACGTCCAGTAGCGGAACACGGCGCCCTGCACGCCCCGCTCGGCAAGCCGGGAGCTGAGCCAGTCGTAGAACGGGTCGTTCGGGCGCCGGAATGCATCCGGTATGGCCCCGAAGTATGCAGCAGCGAGGGCCTCCGGAAAGTCTGCGCCGACGGCTTCGAGATCGAGAGGCGCCTGCCTCGCCAGTTCGCCCGTGACGGTCGCGTCGAGAACGATGGTTCCCCCCGCGCGCTCACAGAGGTCGGAAAGCCTTCGCATATCGCCGGCCGACGGGCCCCCGATCAGTGCGAGGCGCACTTTGTCCCCCGAATCCTCCCTGGCGGGGACGTCGGTCTCGGATCGACATTCGCGACATGCATGGGCAATCATCTCGCCTGAAGGAGCGGTCCCTCCCAAACTCTCCAGGAACCGCCCCATGCGCCGG
It encodes the following:
- a CDS encoding zinc-dependent peptidase, coding for MTLGFSKNRRREKLRQEAFPDDWLRILERNVAFYGRLTPEDRRELQGHILVFVAEKEFEGCGGLEITDEMRVTIAAQACILLLHRETGCYPGLRTVLVYPGTYVAHTRRTHEDGVVSEGPEARLGEAWRHGPVVLAWDEVASDATDIRDGRNVVFHEFAHKLDEEDGAENGIPALPRRSMYLAWGRVLGREYERLRRDAARGRPTVLDEYGAEDMAEFFAVATECFFTKPLPLRRRHPELYAELAEFYRQDPAGAADPQAPA
- a CDS encoding 2-hydroxyacyl-CoA dehydratase, which translates into the protein MRRVIYTCPFVPPEWVRAHGFEPSRITPGPIPPDAAAPGGVCPYAWSFLHSVVHYPGAAAALFTTRCDQMRRVAETASREGDMPVFLMNVPATQTAAARGLYVSELRRMGRFLESLGGTAPSGEMIAHACRECRSETDVPAREDSGDKVRLALIGGPSAGDMRRLSDLCERAGGTIVLDATVTGELARQAPLDLEAVGADFPEALAAAYFGAIPDAFRRPNDPFYDWLSSRLAERGVQGAVFRYWTWCDKWHAEAQRLKEWADVPVVVTTATGEGIDGHAASRIEALVEMLR
- a CDS encoding 2-hydroxyglutaryl-CoA dehydratase — its product is MICAGIDAGSRAIKIVLLETDGLEVRGSGKTDQGTDQDDRAQRLLDRLLAENGLARSDLARTVATGYGRNIIGSADTTVTEITCHARGVRHVLPDTATIVDIGGQDSKIIKLHESGAVRDFAMNDRCAAGTGCFLEMVARKLDVPLDELGRLASRSRERVAISNVCVVFAETEIIGLLADGAAAEDIVAGVQAAVAGRIATMAGRKVSSPTALTGGVALVSGMDQALSRVLGQPVRIAPEPQMTGALGAALLAADGAGRDRR
- a CDS encoding 2-hydroxyacyl-CoA dehydratase, producing MNSSPRQISLEEWDARHEALRRAGMEEPWYGGPLGRHVQDGDLRLRSLRYDNSEASLRLWNLLLTEDERLHRARAQGRKLVGVMKDLGTVAVMAWSLPGLVAFYPDGAWWIPCVMEHSAGLLSIADSLGIDESFCPVRAMLGAFENGEHFPIPDLLTCSVGATCDDFSAIAQRLEHMGHAITWWEMPARRRPDPGEPAVRLPGGFVAPVEQVEFVESELRRLAGPMEELAGCRLSESRLAAGIRQVNEVRRLLGELRLLAYGSDPCPLPALELLIAEMLALHYCSDATETRAVLQGLLAEARRRVAARAGVLPAGAPRIFWVNPVADLRVMNLLEQCGGRLCGTEYLFCHSLEQIDEALRPMEALARTALADPMVGSAADRAERICSDASAAGAEAVIVSRIPGASHCATEGAIIAETVGERLGIPCIEIEVPTLSDAYHASLCTRLSALTEAVHQRREK